The Prevotella melaninogenica genome window below encodes:
- a CDS encoding LicD family protein, protein MIETFNTGETQESLRQEYNPDGSVLRKAQLRLLDMAIYLQETAKKIGVPCRLDGGNVLGAMRHGGFIPWDDDIDMVVDYKDFKRLCDYLKAHPHPQYVLQDNDTDPGFYKEWACLRDLKSENRSHDNQQSADRRMHEAQKFRGLHVDIFPYEGNMIPWLQRLAAKLSVNVNTKLAGRYPLLAQIAYKFLHVIVFPVFRLVGKLFGNPDLYMHSYGAWFYEQNPRRCMIPHKDIVFEGHTFEGPADADELCRIAYGNYMDLPPRDKRDRHKIDVVFK, encoded by the coding sequence ATGATTGAAACTTTCAACACAGGAGAGACACAAGAAAGCCTCCGACAGGAATATAACCCAGACGGCTCTGTGCTAAGAAAAGCACAGTTGCGACTTCTCGATATGGCTATCTATCTGCAGGAAACAGCGAAGAAGATAGGTGTTCCTTGCCGACTTGATGGCGGAAATGTGTTAGGGGCAATGCGTCATGGGGGATTTATTCCTTGGGATGACGACATTGACATGGTTGTAGACTACAAGGATTTCAAACGTCTCTGTGACTATTTGAAGGCGCATCCACACCCTCAATACGTCTTGCAAGACAACGATACGGACCCTGGTTTCTATAAGGAATGGGCTTGTCTACGTGATTTAAAAAGCGAGAACAGAAGTCATGATAATCAGCAGAGTGCTGACCGAAGAATGCATGAGGCGCAGAAATTCAGAGGACTTCATGTAGACATCTTCCCCTATGAGGGTAACATGATTCCTTGGTTGCAGCGTTTGGCAGCCAAACTATCAGTCAATGTTAACACAAAGTTAGCTGGTCGTTATCCTCTCTTGGCACAAATAGCTTATAAGTTCCTACATGTCATAGTCTTTCCAGTATTCCGATTGGTTGGGAAACTGTTTGGTAATCCCGACCTCTATATGCACTCTTACGGTGCATGGTTTTATGAGCAGAACCCGCGTCGTTGCATGATACCACATAAAGACATCGTCTTTGAAGGGCATACCTTTGAAGGGCCAGCCGATGCTGATGAGTTATGTCGTATCGCCTATGGGAACTACATGGACTTACCACCAAGGGACAAGCGTGATAGACACAAGATAGATGTCGTCTTTAAGTAG
- a CDS encoding IspD/TarI family cytidylyltransferase — MNIAVIFAGGSGLRMHTKSRPKQFLDLNGKPIIIYTLELFDNHSDIDAIVVACIEGWIPFLEKQLRKFEINKVVKIIPGGKSGQESIYKGLCAAEEYAQSKRVSNEEAIVLIHDGVRPLITEETITDNIKKVEEVGSCITCIPATETLIVKQADDALEIPSRADSFIARAPQSFRLVDIITAHRRSLVEGKADFIDSCTMMSHYGYKLGTIIGPMENIKITTATDFFVLRAMVKVHEDQQIFGL, encoded by the coding sequence ATGAACATAGCAGTGATCTTTGCAGGAGGTTCTGGACTACGTATGCACACGAAGTCGCGCCCTAAGCAGTTTCTTGACCTAAACGGAAAGCCGATAATCATCTATACATTAGAGTTGTTTGACAACCACTCGGATATAGATGCTATTGTTGTAGCATGTATTGAAGGTTGGATACCTTTCCTTGAGAAGCAGCTCCGTAAGTTTGAGATTAATAAGGTAGTGAAGATTATACCAGGTGGAAAGTCTGGACAGGAATCTATCTACAAGGGACTGTGTGCTGCAGAGGAATATGCGCAGAGTAAGCGTGTAAGTAATGAAGAGGCAATCGTTCTTATTCACGATGGTGTTCGTCCGCTCATAACAGAAGAGACGATAACAGATAACATTAAGAAAGTTGAAGAAGTAGGGAGTTGTATCACTTGTATCCCAGCAACAGAAACACTTATCGTGAAGCAGGCTGACGACGCTTTGGAGATTCCTTCTCGTGCCGATTCGTTCATTGCTCGTGCGCCACAGAGCTTTCGTTTGGTCGATATAATAACTGCTCATCGACGCTCCTTGGTGGAAGGAAAAGCCGATTTCATCGATTCTTGTACGATGATGAGCCACTATGGGTATAAGTTAGGGACGATTATCGGGCCAATGGAGAATATTAAGATTACAACCGCAACAGACTTCTTCGTGCTGCGTGCGATGGTGAAGGTGCATGAAGATCAGCAGATATTTGGATTGTAA
- a CDS encoding NAD-dependent epimerase/dehydratase family protein → MKERILKEDISYFADTFPFSAALGGKTIAVTGATGLLGACMVRCLLALRTEKGINLQVVAVVRNVQKAERMFGQISDEISYYSYDFSCFEPFAPTKKIDYIFHFAAPTASKDFVEYPVETMNTVYGGMQNLLSYAHQHGVISMVLASTLEVYGTVTDDRRPLTEDMQGYLDPMATRSSYPLAKRAAEALCHNYADEYGVHVKVARLAQTFGAGVNGNDNRVFAQFARSVMKNEDIILHTTGELCRCYCYTIDAVTAMLYILLHGKDGEAYNVANEDTYISIREMAELVASTFNPQRVKVVIQPQEGLGYSPTTKLRLATQRIQELGWKPHYGLKEMFRRLILSMEEEQV, encoded by the coding sequence ATGAAGGAAAGAATACTAAAAGAAGATATAAGCTATTTTGCAGATACGTTTCCTTTCTCAGCAGCATTGGGAGGGAAGACGATAGCTGTAACGGGGGCAACTGGCTTGTTGGGTGCATGTATGGTACGTTGCCTGTTGGCTCTACGCACAGAAAAAGGTATCAACTTACAAGTGGTGGCTGTTGTAAGGAATGTGCAGAAAGCAGAGAGAATGTTTGGTCAGATAAGTGATGAAATCAGCTATTATTCCTATGACTTCTCTTGTTTTGAACCATTCGCACCTACGAAAAAGATAGACTACATCTTCCATTTTGCTGCCCCTACAGCTTCAAAAGATTTCGTTGAATACCCTGTAGAGACGATGAATACTGTCTATGGCGGTATGCAAAACCTATTGTCTTACGCTCATCAGCATGGAGTAATTTCGATGGTGTTAGCCTCAACGTTAGAAGTCTATGGTACTGTCACTGACGACCGACGCCCACTCACAGAAGACATGCAGGGATATCTTGACCCAATGGCAACTCGTAGCAGTTATCCGTTAGCAAAGAGAGCTGCCGAAGCTTTGTGCCATAATTACGCAGACGAGTACGGTGTCCACGTGAAGGTGGCACGTTTGGCACAGACTTTCGGTGCTGGTGTGAATGGTAATGACAATCGTGTCTTTGCGCAATTTGCACGCAGTGTTATGAAGAATGAGGATATCATTCTACATACGACAGGCGAACTCTGTCGTTGCTATTGCTATACGATAGATGCCGTCACGGCAATGCTGTATATTCTCTTGCATGGTAAGGATGGTGAAGCATATAATGTAGCAAACGAAGACACTTATATCTCTATCCGTGAGATGGCTGAGTTGGTTGCTTCAACGTTTAATCCTCAGAGAGTGAAGGTGGTGATACAGCCACAAGAGGGCTTAGGATATTCGCCAACAACCAAGCTCAGACTTGCCACACAGCGTATTCAGGAGTTAGGTTGGAAACCTCATTATGGGTTAAAGGAGATGTTCCGTCGTCTCATCCTTTCAATGGAGGAAGAACAGGTATGA
- a CDS encoding leucine-rich repeat domain-containing protein, translating to MKRIKFLLFVLLALLYVTNASALIVNDTFTRDGNTYRVTKMDEAHDGIPKTYNVAFVSSTNTTVNIPATVTDPHNQYIFNVTAIANNSTVPNATSVTMPNTIVRIEANAFKDGNITSITIPKSVTEIKSGAFGQMSHLTAINVDAANPNFRSDNGVLIEKKDSKEWVAGYPMAKPDVEYTVPEGVYGVYTNAFQRAAYLTKITLPASLKESPSTAEFNGYTSAQNLKEIAVAAGNTAFKSVDGVLLSADGKKLIAYPNGKAGSPSTNPAYQGVTGQPNASVYKIPDGVESIEQAAFAQVNGLTAIELNGVKKLAKGAFDKAVKLRNVLLGPSVDTIEDGAFGGNNDLAAFDVDPANPNYAAADGVIYTKNKEELVLFPAGKAGEYTTLPTTKKIRKRAFYYAQKVTKVNFNSNLEEIDNDAFQATTKLENITFEAPAKIKTIGTFAFQGSGLTELNIPASLQVVSWSAFGSTKLKKVTVADGSQLQSINTGAFNGCKDLEEFTFEGSSTLNKIQADAFSGDDKLKSFVIPEKVTVLERGAFNGASGLETITFKQPATMTVIGEGAFQNAKALKRIELPSTVTTISKDAFNTCSSLTEVVIPASVTTIDATGFQECAKLEKFTVDKNNTVYSSVDGFLLSKDKKKLVSFPPAKANTYYTMLPPTIETIGKQAFYFVQALENVTIPGKVKKIEDFAFDRVGNLNTIAFLGKTPITDVAPSAFNPANVDKSKIDLSVRKDAKAAFDSDPLWSQFRTRGVSFFKETNGTGNGTTEYFPLSKKAVTIVGTQADVYTYVVKPTVIDDNNNTYEVRLWGDYAMNDNTTNIQEVVFKNTLDYVGLDAFKKNDGSSTVKRIYFTATVPTKDMSATKWEYIDNSGNYTQKEFEPSLKVYVKKSAENAYKTATGWDRYAGQTSYKIPGEIKIAHGYGTFAREFDADLGIYARENNEAGRIGAFITQTAGMSTETDATGVQTTKFIMKSINYGNTNVTDYDYVPAETGVLLESRSGASTPADFYYAIGEKDNVTYSLSNNIMEGVTVKDTKKQSSTSDPIFAMTTAGIFKPLKIGTDRTIPVHKAVARPKVTLSASAKVMFVFDDGENHNIVNAIDTIEDNNVVDNNAYYNLQGQRVENPQHGVFIHNGKKVILK from the coding sequence ATGAAGAGAATTAAATTCCTTTTGTTCGTATTGCTTGCATTGCTATATGTGACCAATGCAAGTGCACTGATTGTGAACGACACTTTCACTCGGGATGGTAACACGTACAGGGTTACTAAGATGGATGAGGCTCATGATGGAATCCCAAAAACCTACAATGTGGCGTTCGTATCATCTACTAACACTACAGTAAACATTCCTGCAACAGTTACGGATCCTCATAACCAGTATATTTTTAACGTAACGGCAATAGCTAATAACAGTACGGTTCCCAATGCAACATCTGTCACGATGCCTAACACTATCGTACGAATTGAAGCTAATGCGTTTAAGGATGGTAATATCACAAGTATCACAATACCAAAGTCTGTCACTGAAATCAAAAGTGGTGCTTTCGGTCAGATGAGCCACCTTACAGCAATTAACGTTGATGCTGCAAACCCGAACTTCCGTTCTGATAATGGTGTACTCATAGAGAAGAAGGATTCAAAAGAGTGGGTAGCTGGTTATCCTATGGCAAAGCCTGATGTGGAATACACAGTGCCAGAAGGAGTTTATGGTGTATACACAAATGCTTTCCAACGTGCTGCTTACCTAACAAAAATTACTTTACCAGCTTCGTTAAAGGAATCACCTTCAACAGCAGAGTTCAATGGTTATACAAGTGCTCAGAACCTTAAAGAGATTGCTGTCGCTGCTGGTAATACAGCATTTAAGTCTGTGGATGGTGTCCTCTTATCAGCTGATGGTAAAAAGTTGATTGCTTATCCAAATGGGAAAGCAGGCTCTCCTTCAACTAATCCAGCTTATCAAGGTGTGACGGGGCAGCCTAACGCAAGTGTTTATAAGATTCCAGATGGTGTGGAGTCTATAGAACAAGCAGCCTTTGCACAGGTTAATGGACTTACTGCTATCGAATTGAATGGGGTAAAGAAACTTGCTAAAGGTGCCTTTGACAAGGCTGTTAAATTAAGAAATGTATTACTTGGTCCTTCTGTTGATACTATAGAAGATGGTGCCTTCGGTGGTAATAACGATCTCGCTGCGTTTGATGTAGACCCAGCAAATCCTAATTATGCAGCTGCTGATGGTGTTATTTACACAAAGAATAAGGAAGAACTTGTGTTATTCCCTGCTGGTAAGGCTGGTGAATATACTACTTTACCAACCACAAAGAAGATTCGTAAAAGAGCTTTCTACTATGCTCAGAAAGTTACTAAGGTGAACTTCAATAGTAATCTTGAAGAAATTGATAATGATGCTTTCCAAGCAACTACAAAATTAGAGAATATCACTTTTGAAGCGCCAGCTAAGATTAAGACTATCGGTACATTTGCCTTCCAAGGTTCAGGACTAACCGAACTTAACATACCTGCATCATTACAAGTTGTTAGTTGGAGTGCCTTTGGTTCAACTAAATTAAAGAAGGTTACCGTTGCAGATGGTTCACAGTTGCAATCAATCAATACGGGTGCTTTCAATGGTTGTAAGGATCTTGAGGAATTTACTTTTGAGGGTTCTTCTACCTTGAATAAGATTCAGGCAGATGCTTTCAGTGGTGATGATAAATTGAAGAGTTTTGTTATTCCAGAGAAAGTTACCGTTCTTGAGAGAGGTGCCTTTAATGGTGCATCTGGTTTGGAGACTATCACCTTCAAGCAACCTGCTACGATGACTGTTATCGGTGAAGGTGCGTTCCAAAATGCAAAAGCATTAAAGAGAATAGAACTTCCAAGTACAGTTACAACGATTAGTAAGGATGCTTTCAATACTTGTTCAAGCTTGACGGAGGTTGTAATCCCAGCAAGTGTGACCACAATTGACGCTACTGGCTTCCAAGAGTGTGCTAAACTTGAGAAATTTACAGTAGATAAGAACAACACCGTTTATTCCAGTGTAGATGGTTTCTTGTTGAGTAAAGATAAGAAGAAATTAGTATCATTCCCTCCTGCAAAGGCTAATACTTATTATACGATGTTGCCTCCAACTATTGAGACAATCGGTAAGCAAGCATTCTATTTCGTACAGGCTCTTGAGAACGTAACAATCCCTGGGAAGGTAAAGAAGATTGAAGACTTCGCTTTCGACCGTGTTGGCAATTTGAATACGATAGCTTTCTTAGGTAAGACTCCTATTACTGATGTTGCTCCTTCAGCATTCAATCCTGCTAATGTAGATAAGTCTAAGATAGACCTTAGTGTACGTAAAGATGCTAAAGCAGCATTTGATAGTGATCCGTTATGGAGTCAGTTCCGTACCAGAGGTGTCTCTTTCTTCAAAGAAACTAATGGTACTGGTAATGGTACAACAGAATACTTCCCATTGTCAAAGAAGGCTGTAACGATTGTTGGTACACAAGCTGATGTCTATACATACGTAGTAAAGCCAACCGTAATAGATGATAACAACAACACATACGAGGTTCGTCTTTGGGGCGACTATGCAATGAATGACAACACAACCAATATTCAGGAGGTTGTCTTCAAAAATACACTTGATTATGTAGGTCTTGATGCTTTCAAGAAGAATGATGGCTCTTCAACGGTTAAGCGCATCTACTTCACTGCGACTGTTCCTACAAAGGATATGAGTGCAACGAAGTGGGAATACATTGATAACTCAGGTAACTATACTCAGAAGGAGTTTGAACCAAGCCTCAAGGTTTATGTAAAGAAGTCTGCTGAGAATGCTTATAAGACTGCTACTGGTTGGGATCGTTATGCAGGTCAAACATCTTATAAAATACCAGGTGAGATTAAAATAGCACATGGGTATGGTACTTTTGCACGTGAGTTTGATGCTGATCTCGGTATCTATGCACGTGAAAACAATGAAGCAGGACGTATAGGTGCTTTTATTACGCAGACTGCTGGTATGTCAACTGAGACGGATGCTACTGGTGTACAGACTACTAAGTTCATCATGAAGAGTATCAATTATGGTAATACTAACGTAACTGACTATGATTATGTACCTGCAGAAACAGGTGTGTTACTGGAGAGCCGTAGTGGAGCAAGTACTCCTGCAGACTTCTACTATGCTATTGGTGAGAAGGACAATGTTACATATAGTCTCTCAAATAATATCATGGAAGGTGTGACGGTGAAGGATACTAAGAAACAATCTTCTACTTCTGATCCAATCTTCGCAATGACAACAGCGGGTATCTTTAAGCCTCTCAAAATAGGAACAGATCGTACTATTCCTGTTCACAAGGCTGTTGCTCGTCCAAAGGTAACGTTGTCTGCTTCTGCAAAGGTTATGTTTGTCTTTGATGATGGTGAGAATCATAATATAGTAAATGCTATCGACACAATAGAGGACAACAATGTTGTAGATAATAATGCTTATTATAATTTACAGGGTCAGCGTGTAGAGAACCCACAACATGGCGTGTTCATCCACAATGGTAAGAAGGTAATATTGAAATAA
- a CDS encoding IS4 family transposase: protein MNKSTHFIGQPLYVQLLNYFNRDKILSLSQAQGGEHYIKKFDAWHHLVVMLYAVMMRLDSLREIKASLFANVNRFNHLGLKHFPCRSTLSDANKRRDSEIFGSIYMNLYEKYRHELYSDSRNCGQPKWLKNLKIIDSTTISLFSNLVFKGVGRNPKTGKKKGGIKVHTEIFANENVPSDIKFTSAASHDQFALIPERYANEELIAFDRAYINYEKFSELTQRGVIYVTKMKNNLSFERIADTDYQMTTDYGVVRVETILFHKHTKEKDIYHKARKITYQDKTKKGKIRFISLLTNDFQMSAEDIIAIYKRRWQIETLFKQIKQNFPLRYFYGESANAIKIQIWITLIANLLITLVKNKIKRPWSFSGLATMIRILLMSYVAIQSFFEQPHRDWDRLITQVKAPPEELSLF from the coding sequence ATGAACAAAAGTACACATTTTATCGGACAGCCACTATATGTTCAACTGTTAAACTATTTTAATCGTGATAAAATTCTCTCTCTGAGCCAAGCTCAGGGAGGTGAACACTATATAAAGAAGTTTGATGCATGGCATCATCTTGTCGTCATGCTTTATGCAGTAATGATGCGTTTAGACTCTCTGCGTGAGATAAAGGCCTCTCTCTTTGCTAATGTTAATCGCTTTAATCATCTTGGTTTAAAGCATTTTCCTTGTCGAAGTACCTTGTCAGATGCAAACAAACGCCGAGATTCCGAGATATTCGGTTCGATCTATATGAACTTATATGAGAAATATCGCCATGAACTTTACTCGGACAGCCGAAATTGTGGACAGCCCAAATGGCTGAAGAATCTAAAGATAATAGATTCTACGACAATCAGTCTGTTTTCTAACCTGGTCTTTAAAGGAGTAGGACGTAATCCCAAAACTGGTAAGAAGAAGGGTGGAATAAAAGTACATACAGAGATATTTGCCAATGAGAATGTTCCAAGCGATATCAAGTTCACATCTGCAGCTAGTCATGATCAATTTGCACTTATCCCAGAACGATACGCCAATGAGGAACTGATTGCTTTTGACAGAGCCTATATAAACTATGAAAAGTTCTCTGAACTGACTCAAAGAGGCGTTATATATGTAACTAAGATGAAAAATAATCTTAGCTTTGAAAGGATTGCTGATACGGATTACCAGATGACTACAGATTATGGAGTTGTACGCGTAGAAACCATTCTCTTCCATAAGCATACAAAGGAAAAAGATATTTACCATAAAGCAAGAAAAATCACATATCAGGATAAGACCAAGAAAGGGAAAATCAGATTCATATCACTGCTGACCAATGATTTTCAGATGTCGGCAGAAGATATTATAGCTATCTATAAGAGACGATGGCAAATAGAAACCTTATTTAAACAAATAAAACAGAATTTCCCGCTAAGATACTTCTATGGAGAGAGTGCGAATGCTATAAAAATACAAATATGGATTACGCTTATAGCCAATCTGCTTATAACCCTAGTGAAGAACAAAATAAAGAGACCTTGGAGCTTCTCAGGCTTGGCAACAATGATAAGAATTTTACTTATGAGTTATGTCGCAATACAAAGTTTCTTTGAGCAGCCACATAGAGACTGGGATAGATTGATTACCCAAGTAAAAGCCCCACCAGAAGAGTTGTCATTATTCTAG
- a CDS encoding helix-turn-helix transcriptional regulator: protein MNAKKVLSDTNNILSFVKSERAHIEGDIYVGSKFLITRNCNSFFKPLLDNNYPIKANVARIAMVKKGWCEPTVGYKKYHCKPGDLLFINWGATVNDDAFGHDTIFDGFMMTEDFMRMVFGGKLPELFLSPDLCFSIHLDEKEQMVWQQYTQMLYSLSSLQSVSDETLNFLFVSVLNYVQSQYKLMTTESRGGWSRNKQVVERFIRLVNENAKIEHELEFYASELCMTAHYLGVIIKKETGITAKEWIDKTLITLIELELRYSNKSLKMIADEYKFVSLSSLCKFYKRRTGITATAFRVTKS from the coding sequence ATGAACGCAAAAAAAGTTTTATCGGACACCAATAATATTTTGTCTTTTGTAAAGAGTGAAAGAGCACATATAGAGGGCGACATCTATGTTGGATCTAAATTTCTTATTACACGTAATTGCAACAGCTTCTTTAAGCCTCTCCTTGATAATAACTATCCTATAAAAGCCAATGTTGCACGAATAGCGATGGTCAAGAAGGGCTGGTGTGAGCCCACTGTTGGATATAAGAAGTATCATTGTAAGCCTGGTGACTTATTGTTTATTAACTGGGGAGCAACGGTTAATGATGATGCCTTTGGGCATGATACGATTTTTGATGGCTTTATGATGACAGAAGACTTTATGCGTATGGTCTTTGGCGGAAAATTACCGGAGTTGTTTCTGTCTCCAGATTTATGTTTCTCTATTCATTTGGATGAGAAAGAACAAATGGTATGGCAGCAATATACGCAAATGCTTTATAGTTTGTCATCTCTTCAGTCAGTAAGTGACGAGACATTAAACTTCCTTTTCGTTTCTGTATTGAATTATGTTCAATCACAGTATAAACTGATGACAACGGAGTCACGAGGTGGTTGGTCGAGGAATAAGCAGGTGGTGGAGCGATTTATTCGATTGGTAAATGAGAATGCTAAGATTGAGCATGAATTAGAATTCTATGCTTCTGAATTATGCATGACTGCCCATTATTTAGGAGTGATAATTAAAAAGGAAACAGGAATTACAGCAAAAGAGTGGATTGATAAGACTTTGATTACGCTTATAGAACTTGAGTTGCGTTATTCTAATAAGTCTTTGAAAATGATAGCCGATGAATATAAGTTTGTGTCTTTGAGTTCGCTGTGCAAGTTCTACAAGCGAAGAACAGGAATTACAGCCACCGCATTTAGAGTAACAAAGAGTTGA
- the nadD gene encoding nicotinate (nicotinamide) nucleotide adenylyltransferase, with protein sequence MKLSSNFTTISTPLPSEGLGGAFPSSGEASIGIFGGSFNPIHNGHIALAKAFLEKENLDEVWFMVSPQNPFKVNQQLLADHLRLDLVRKATADNPHFKASDYEFQLPKPSYTWNTLQHLSHDFPTHRFTLLVGGDNWEAFDRWYHAEDILAHYLIVVYPRHNQRISETSLPHGVTILQTPFIDISSTDIRQRVSQGKAIDSLVPTTIISDVQHLY encoded by the coding sequence ATGAAACTATCATCTAACTTCACCACTATTAGCACTCCCCTCCCTTCGGAGGGGTTGGGGGGGGCTTTCCCTTCATCGGGGGAGGCTTCCATCGGTATCTTTGGTGGTTCTTTCAACCCCATCCACAACGGACATATAGCCCTCGCAAAGGCTTTTCTTGAAAAAGAAAACTTAGATGAGGTTTGGTTTATGGTATCACCACAAAACCCTTTCAAGGTAAACCAGCAGCTTTTAGCTGACCATCTTCGCTTGGACTTAGTACGTAAAGCGACTGCTGATAACCCACATTTTAAGGCTTCGGACTATGAGTTCCAACTGCCGAAACCTTCTTATACTTGGAATACCCTACAGCATCTCAGCCATGACTTCCCCACTCATCGCTTCACACTTCTCGTTGGTGGCGACAATTGGGAAGCCTTCGATCGATGGTATCATGCAGAGGATATCCTCGCCCACTACCTTATCGTGGTCTATCCACGACATAACCAAAGAATCTCAGAAACGTCACTGCCCCATGGCGTCACTATCCTTCAAACACCTTTTATTGATATCAGCAGTACAGATATACGCCAACGAGTAAGCCAAGGAAAAGCTATCGATAGTCTGGTACCTACAACGATCATCTCTGATGTTCAGCACTTATATTAA
- the gmk gene encoding guanylate kinase encodes MVTTKNTTSNIQDSACGRLLILSAPSGAGKSTIVQWLMKEHPELKLAFSISCTTRAPRGTEQNGVEYIFLSPEQFKEKIANGEFLEYEEVYEDRFYGTLKSQVESQSAAGQNVIFDVDVKGGCNIKRFYGDRALSLFIQPPSVEELRRRLVGRQTDSAEAIENRLAKASEELTFAEKFDKIIVNDDLEKAKQETYEVVKVFLEG; translated from the coding sequence CTGCGGCAGATTACTCATCCTCTCTGCTCCCTCTGGTGCAGGTAAGAGCACCATTGTTCAGTGGTTAATGAAGGAACATCCAGAATTAAAGTTAGCTTTCTCAATCAGTTGTACCACACGTGCACCACGTGGTACAGAACAAAATGGCGTAGAATATATTTTCCTTTCACCTGAACAGTTCAAAGAGAAAATTGCTAATGGAGAGTTCCTTGAGTATGAAGAGGTTTACGAGGACCGCTTTTATGGCACATTAAAATCACAGGTAGAGAGCCAGTCTGCAGCAGGACAGAATGTTATCTTCGATGTTGATGTGAAGGGTGGCTGTAACATCAAGAGGTTCTATGGCGATCGTGCTTTAAGTCTTTTCATCCAACCTCCATCAGTAGAAGAACTACGTCGTCGCCTTGTTGGTAGACAAACTGATAGCGCAGAGGCGATTGAAAACCGCCTTGCTAAGGCTTCAGAGGAGCTTACCTTTGCTGAGAAATTCGACAAGATTATCGTTAATGACGACCTTGAGAAAGCAAAGCAAGAGACTTATGAGGTTGTAAAGGTATTTTTAGAGGGATAA